In the SAR86 cluster bacterium genome, TTTATCACGTATTTGCTGAGAATGATCAAGTATTTTATTCTGCGTATGTCTCTCAGCAGAATCTATTAGTTGATGATAGTCGTATTCCAGTAGAACATCCTGATGTTCCAATTTTCTTTGGGGGCTTTGATGGAAAGTCTTACGAGATACTGGAAAATAGTAAAAACTAGACTTTTACTGGGCCTGTTCATAGGCCAAACCTATACAACATAAGAAAACATCCATAGCAGTATCTAGCTCATCTAAAGAACAGGCTGTGGGAGCTATTCTGATAAATCTGTCTTCTTCGTCTATGCCATAAGGATGAGTAGCTCCAGCTGGAGTTAGTTTCAACCCAAGCTCTGAAGCCAAGTTAATTATTTTTTTTGCTAAGCCTTTGTTAGCTTCGAAAAGTAAAAAATAGCCTCCTTTAGGTCTTGTCCATTTCCCAAATTTTTGTGACTCTAATTTATTGATAACAAGATCAAACTTAGGCTTGATTATGTCAGCATGTCTTTTCATATGATCCTTTAAATCAACTTGATTAAAAAATCTTACATGCCTCGCTTGATTTAATTTATCAGGACCTATCATTAAGGAAGAATAGAATGGTAGAAAAATATTCTGATTATTAAGCGACATAGCAATGAATGCTATTCCAGCACCAGCAAAAGTGATCTTAGAACTAGAACCAAACTGGACAACCACATCTTCGCAGCCTTTGGTTTTAGCCATAGCAAATATGTCATCAAAAGATGGGTCACCGTACAGATCATGAACAGCGTAAGCATTATCCCAGAATATCAGTGTTTTATTTTTTGTTTTGCTAAAGATTTCAAGTAAACCATCTATTGTCTGATGACTGTAAATTTCTCCAGTTGGGTTTGAGTATTTTGGTACACACCACATCCCTCTAATAGAATCATCTGAATCAATTAATCTTTTAACTTCCTCTAAATCAGGTCCAGTACCTGTCAAAGAAACTGGGATCATATTAATACCGAATTTTTCGCAGAGATTAAAATGTCTATCATAACCAGGGACGGGACATAATACTGATACTCTTTTCTTGCTATTCCAAGGGCCCTCTCCAATGCCCTCTACAAATAGAAAAGACATAAATTGAGACATTAAAGATAGGCTGCTATTGCCTCCAGCCCATACATATTCTTTGGAACATCCTAAAATCTCTGCTCCTAACTCACGACAAGAATCTAAGCCTTTAATTTCGCCATAATTTCTTATATCGACACCATCATATAAAAAGTCATTTTCGGAGAAACTCATCAATCCATTTGATAAATCAAGCTGATCTGATGATGGTTTGCCCCGAGTAAGATCTAGTGAAAGTTCCTTAGATTTGAGCTCTTCAAACTTTGAAAGATAGTCCATTTATTTGAGTTGGATTTAAAAAAAATGAGATTTTAACATTGGCTTTAGTCGATAGATATATAAAAGACGTATGATCAAATTTCATACAATCACTTCTTAAGCTGATAATAATTGACTATCAAGAATCCGTTAACAAACTTATCCACATAAATGGGGGATAAAGATCATATTCCGTGAGACATATTTTAGA is a window encoding:
- the hspQ gene encoding heat shock protein HspQ, yielding MKKTIETEYALGQVVKHKYLDFRGVIYDVDPEFNNTEEWYQSIPVAIRPKKDQPFYHVFAENDQVFYSAYVSQQNLLVDDSRIPVEHPDVPIFFGGFDGKSYEILENSKN
- a CDS encoding aminotransferase class I/II-fold pyridoxal phosphate-dependent enzyme, whose product is MDYLSKFEELKSKELSLDLTRGKPSSDQLDLSNGLMSFSENDFLYDGVDIRNYGEIKGLDSCRELGAEILGCSKEYVWAGGNSSLSLMSQFMSFLFVEGIGEGPWNSKKRVSVLCPVPGYDRHFNLCEKFGINMIPVSLTGTGPDLEEVKRLIDSDDSIRGMWCVPKYSNPTGEIYSHQTIDGLLEIFSKTKNKTLIFWDNAYAVHDLYGDPSFDDIFAMAKTKGCEDVVVQFGSSSKITFAGAGIAFIAMSLNNQNIFLPFYSSLMIGPDKLNQARHVRFFNQVDLKDHMKRHADIIKPKFDLVINKLESQKFGKWTRPKGGYFLLFEANKGLAKKIINLASELGLKLTPAGATHPYGIDEEDRFIRIAPTACSLDELDTAMDVFLCCIGLAYEQAQ